In one Trueperaceae bacterium genomic region, the following are encoded:
- a CDS encoding phage holin family protein, whose amino-acid sequence MNLLLRWALSTLALWVTVNLGVGLTLPAGGLAPLLVTAAVIALVNAVVRPVMILLTLPLTVVTFGLFLLVVNGLALAVAAAVTPLQVSGFGGAVVGALVLSVLNMLLTRAFEPRGSGR is encoded by the coding sequence ATGAACCTGCTGTTGCGGTGGGCGCTGTCGACGTTGGCGTTGTGGGTCACCGTGAACCTGGGGGTCGGGCTGACGCTGCCCGCCGGGGGGTTGGCGCCGTTGCTGGTGACCGCGGCGGTCATCGCCCTCGTGAACGCCGTGGTTCGGCCGGTGATGATACTCCTCACCTTGCCGCTGACGGTCGTGACCTTCGGGCTCTTCTTGTTGGTGGTCAACGGCCTGGCGCTGGCCGTGGCCGCGGCCGTCACGCCGCTTCAGGTCTCGGGGTTCGGTGGCGCCGTCGTGGGCGCCCTGGTGTTGAGCGTCTTGAACATGCTGTTGACGCGCGCGTTCGAACCGCGCGGTTCGGGGCGCTAG
- a CDS encoding HNH endonuclease, protein MLILNASFEPLHVCSVKRAVALLMHEVADRVEDSGAVLRSPNALFPVPSVIKLRRFVRGPFRQRVAFNRKNVFRRDDHTCQYCARHTFDLTLDHVLPRSRGGPTNWENVVACCKACNAKKRDRTPEEANLHLLRRPFAPRFMFSSAYGVLPDIDPIWERYLPNHGGHP, encoded by the coding sequence GTGCTGATCCTCAACGCCTCCTTCGAACCGTTACACGTCTGCTCGGTCAAGCGCGCCGTGGCGCTCCTGATGCACGAGGTCGCCGACCGCGTGGAGGATTCGGGCGCCGTCCTCCGCTCGCCCAACGCGCTGTTCCCGGTGCCAAGCGTCATCAAGCTGCGGCGGTTCGTCAGGGGGCCGTTCAGGCAGCGGGTGGCTTTCAACCGCAAGAACGTGTTCCGGCGCGACGATCACACCTGCCAGTACTGCGCGCGGCACACGTTCGACCTGACCCTCGATCACGTGTTGCCGCGCAGCCGGGGCGGACCGACGAACTGGGAGAACGTCGTGGCGTGCTGCAAGGCCTGCAACGCCAAGAAACGCGACCGCACGCCGGAGGAGGCGAACCTTCACCTGCTGCGACGCCCGTTCGCGCCGCGCTTCATGTTCTCGAGCGCCTACGGCGTGCTACCCGACATCGACCCGATCTGGGAGCGCTACCTGCCGAACCACGGTGGCCACCCCTGA
- a CDS encoding D-alanine--D-alanine ligase: MRSAPRVLLLCGGRSAEHAVSLASARSVLAAARDLDITPLVVGRDGRLLSPAASAAALSSPPPTVAGGDDRQAATDDAATLAALPRAYDVVFPLLHGPYGEDGRVQGLLDVIGLPYVGSGVLGSAVGMDKLTMKAVFGAHALPQVAYLAVTRHDWTSDPGAVAARLAPLGPRLFVKPANLGSSIGISRVTDQAALAAALDTAFAHDRRVIVEAAADAARELEVAVLGNEAPEASPVGEITYDTDYYDYATKYTDGRAELRIPAAVPRDVADAAAAMALTAFRAVDARGLARVDFFYLEREGRLLVNEINTMPGFTRHSMYPRLWGAAGLEFGALVGRLVELALEGA, translated from the coding sequence GTGAGGAGCGCCCCGCGCGTCTTGCTGCTCTGCGGCGGGCGCTCGGCGGAACACGCGGTCAGCCTGGCGTCGGCCCGCTCGGTGCTGGCCGCCGCCCGCGACCTCGACATCACCCCCCTCGTCGTCGGGCGCGACGGCAGGCTACTGTCGCCGGCCGCGTCGGCGGCGGCGCTGTCCTCGCCGCCGCCGACGGTGGCGGGCGGGGACGACCGACAGGCGGCAACCGATGACGCGGCCACGCTGGCCGCCCTCCCCCGCGCCTACGACGTCGTCTTCCCCCTCCTGCACGGACCGTACGGCGAGGACGGCAGGGTGCAGGGTCTGCTGGACGTGATCGGCCTCCCCTACGTCGGATCGGGGGTGCTCGGGAGCGCGGTGGGCATGGACAAGCTCACCATGAAGGCGGTCTTCGGCGCCCACGCGCTGCCGCAGGTCGCCTACCTCGCCGTCACGCGCCACGACTGGACGAGCGACCCAGGCGCCGTCGCCGCGCGCCTCGCTCCCCTCGGTCCCCGCTTGTTCGTCAAGCCCGCCAACCTCGGTTCGAGCATCGGCATCAGCCGGGTGACCGACCAAGCGGCGCTGGCCGCCGCCCTCGACACCGCCTTCGCGCACGACCGACGCGTCATCGTGGAGGCCGCCGCGGACGCGGCGCGCGAGCTCGAGGTGGCGGTCCTCGGCAACGAGGCGCCCGAGGCGAGTCCGGTCGGCGAGATCACGTACGACACGGACTACTACGACTACGCCACGAAGTACACGGACGGCCGCGCCGAACTCCGCATCCCCGCAGCCGTCCCCCGCGACGTCGCGGACGCGGCCGCCGCCATGGCGCTCACGGCCTTCCGGGCCGTCGACGCGCGCGGCCTGGCGCGGGTCGACTTCTTCTACCTTGAGCGCGAGGGCAGGCTCCTCGTGAACGAGATAAACACCATGCCGGGCTTCACTCGCCACAGCATGTACCCGCGCCTGTGGGGCGCCGCCGGCCTCGAGTTCGGCGCCCTGGTCGGGCGCCTGGTCGAGCTGGCGCTCGAGGGCGCCTGA
- a CDS encoding enoyl-CoA hydratase/isomerase family protein produces MTVRAHGLTTELRGSVLVVTLARPEHRNALSRALREELAATLGAAMTDPAVRALVLTGAGSAFCAGLDLTELEATLSMDEAAHRADSEALAELFLALMSAPKPVVAAVNGPAVAGGAGLVSACDLAVMGRGARIGYTEARIGFVAALVGALLLRQVGEKHARDLLLSARLVGADEALGMGLVNEVVDDDRVLEAACGRALALARNAPGSLALTKRLFLTAGGLPLPEALERAVDLNVAARTGPELAEGVRAFLERREPGWRG; encoded by the coding sequence ATGACGGTTCGAGCGCACGGTCTCACGACGGAGCTTCGCGGCAGCGTGCTCGTCGTCACGTTGGCGCGACCGGAGCACCGCAACGCCCTGTCGCGCGCCCTCCGCGAGGAGCTTGCCGCGACGTTGGGTGCTGCGATGACCGACCCGGCGGTGCGGGCGCTCGTGCTCACCGGCGCCGGCTCGGCGTTCTGTGCCGGCCTGGACCTCACCGAGCTGGAAGCGACGCTGAGCATGGACGAGGCGGCCCACCGCGCCGACTCGGAGGCGCTCGCGGAGCTGTTCTTGGCGCTCATGTCGGCGCCGAAGCCGGTGGTGGCGGCCGTGAACGGCCCGGCGGTGGCGGGCGGCGCCGGCCTCGTGTCGGCGTGCGACCTGGCGGTCATGGGGCGCGGGGCGCGGATCGGCTACACGGAGGCGCGCATCGGCTTCGTCGCCGCGCTCGTCGGCGCGCTCCTGCTCAGGCAGGTCGGGGAGAAGCACGCGCGCGACCTCCTGCTCAGCGCCCGGCTCGTGGGCGCGGACGAGGCGCTCGGGATGGGCCTGGTCAACGAGGTGGTCGACGACGACCGGGTCTTGGAGGCCGCGTGTGGGCGGGCGCTGGCGTTGGCGCGCAACGCCCCCGGGTCGCTCGCCCTCACGAAGCGGCTCTTCCTGACGGCGGGCGGCCTGCCGCTGCCGGAGGCGCTGGAGCGGGCCGTCGACCTCAACGTGGCCGCTAGGACGGGCCCCGAGCTGGCCGAGGGGGTGCGGGCGTTCCTTGAGCGTCGGGAGCCGGGCTGGCGCGGTTGA
- a CDS encoding LEA type 2 family protein, translating to MKLHPPGRPSTLAALALMLLALLPACAPGAAVLSPPTFQLDAARSGFVSIDPPGVGDGAALFRLALTVGNPNPVAVRLAGLDGDLFLRETRAASTSFRGGIDLPANASAPLILDVKVPLGAAPLLLDAIGNYVAGNAVPYRFDAAVTVDVFGAPQRFPAFTLARGELTGGAGLAAPRLTLTGSELRFEALNRVVVALTAELANPGIIGYLVEVPRLVLGVGGAEAATAALAQVGVAAGGRSEVTLTFRFDPTALGAALVAQVQAASAGVGGLSVQLAGAWRLEAPGIVTTALEPTTLLRDVLR from the coding sequence TTGAAGCTCCACCCACCCGGCCGTCCCTCGACCCTTGCCGCCCTCGCGCTGATGCTCCTGGCGCTGTTGCCCGCCTGCGCACCCGGTGCCGCGGTCCTGTCCCCGCCCACCTTCCAGCTGGACGCCGCCCGCTCCGGCTTCGTGAGCATCGACCCGCCCGGCGTCGGCGATGGCGCGGCTCTCTTCCGGCTCGCCCTGACCGTCGGGAACCCCAACCCGGTGGCGGTGCGACTGGCCGGGCTGGACGGCGACCTGTTCCTGCGGGAGACGCGCGCCGCCTCCACCTCATTCCGTGGCGGCATCGACCTGCCGGCCAACGCCAGCGCCCCGCTGATCCTCGACGTCAAGGTGCCGCTCGGCGCCGCGCCGCTCCTGCTCGACGCCATCGGCAACTACGTGGCCGGCAACGCCGTGCCCTACCGCTTCGACGCGGCCGTGACGGTCGACGTCTTCGGGGCGCCGCAGCGCTTCCCCGCGTTCACGTTGGCGCGCGGCGAGCTCACGGGCGGCGCGGGCCTGGCGGCCCCCCGCCTCACGCTCACGGGCTCGGAACTACGCTTCGAGGCGTTGAACCGAGTCGTCGTCGCGCTGACGGCGGAGCTCGCCAACCCCGGCATCATCGGCTACCTGGTCGAGGTCCCGCGCCTCGTGTTGGGAGTGGGCGGCGCCGAGGCGGCCACCGCCGCGCTGGCGCAGGTCGGCGTTGCCGCCGGCGGGCGGTCCGAGGTGACGCTCACCTTCCGCTTCGACCCGACGGCGCTTGGTGCGGCCCTGGTGGCCCAGGTGCAGGCGGCGTCCGCCGGCGTCGGCGGCCTGAGCGTCCAGTTGGCCGGCGCCTGGCGGTTGGAGGCGCCGGGCATCGTGACCACCGCCCTGGAACCGACCACGCTCCTCCGCGACGTCCTGCGCTAG